The Amycolatopsis nigrescens CSC17Ta-90 genomic interval GACCGGCAGGCACCAGGTGGTCGCCTGCGAGGGCGCCTTCCACGGCCGCACCATGGGCGCGCTTTCGCTCACCGGCCAGCCCGCCAAGCGGGAGCCGTTCGAGCCGCTGGTCCCCGGGGTCACGCATGTCCCGTTCGGTGACGCCGAAGCGCTCCGGTCCGTTGTGGACGATCAGACCGCGGCCGTGGTGCTGGAGCCGGTGCTCGGCGAGGGCGGCGTGGTGCCGGCCCCGGACGGTTATCTGCAGGCGGCGCGGGAGATCACCAAGCAGACGGGCGCGCTGCTGATCCTGGACGAGGTGCAGACCGGGATCGGCCGGACCGGCGGCTGGTTCGCCTTCCAGCGCGCGGGCATCATCCCGGACGTGATCACCCTGGCCAAGGGGCTCGGCGGGGGCCTGCCGCTGGGCGCGGTGATCGGTGTCGGCGAGGCGGGCGAGTTGTTGCGGCCGGGGCAGCACGGCACCACCTTCGGCGGCAACCCGGTGTGCTGCGCGGCCGGGCTGGCCGTGCTGCGCACCATCGCGAAGGACAACCTGAACGACCATGTGGACGCACTCGGCAAGGACCTCGCCGCCGGGATCGAGGAACTGGCGCACCCGCTGGTCGCCGGGGTCCGCGGGATCGGCCTGCTGCTCGGCATCGCGCTGCGCGAGCCGGTCGCGCCGGCGGTGGCCAAAGCCGCGCAGGACGCGGGTTTCCTGATCAACCCGGTCGCCCCGGACACCATCCGGCTGGCCCCGCCGCTGATCCTGAGCCACCACGACGTGACGAAGTTCCTGGCCGCGTTCCCGGCCGCACTCGACTCCACCACGAACTGAAGGACCATCACTGATGCGGCACTTCTTGCGCGACGACGATCTCAGCCCCGAGGAACAGAGCGCCGTCCTCGACCTCGCCGGCGAGCTGAAGAAGCAGCCGTTCCGCGACACCTTCGCCGGGCCGAAGGCGGTCGCGGTGATCTTCGAGAAGAACTCCACCCGCACCCGGTTCTCCTTCGAGGTCGGCATCGCCCAGCTCGGCGGGCACCCGGTGGTGGTGGACGGGCGTGCCATGCAGCTCGGCCGCGAAGAGACCATCGAGGACACCGCCAGGGTGCTTTCGCGCTATGTGGACATCGTGGTCTGGCGCACCTTCGCCCAGGCGCGGATCGAGTCCTTCGCGTCGGAGGCGTCGGTGCCGGTGGTGAACGCGCTGACCAACGAGTTCCATCCCTGCCAGATCCTCGCCGACCTGCAGACCATCAGGGAGCGCAAGGGAAAGACGGCCGGGCTCACCCTGACCTACCTCGGCGACGCGGGGAACAACATGGCCCACTCGCTGCTGCTCGGCGGGGTGACCGCCGGCTTGCACGTCCGGGTGGCCGCCCCGGAGGGCTTCCACCCGCTGCCGTGGGTGCTGGACGCGGTGCGCGCGCGGGCCGCGGAAACCGGCGGCAGTGCCGAGGTCTTCGTCGACCCGCGGGCCGCGGTGGACGGCGCGGACGTGCTCACCACCGACGCCTGGACGTCGATGGGACAGGAGAACGACGGCAAGGACAGGGTGGCGCCGTTCCGGCCGTACCAGGTCAACGCCGAGTTGCTGGCCGCGACCGGGCGGGACACCATCGTGCTGCACGATCTTCCGGCCCACCGCGGCTGGGAGATCACCGACGAGGTGATCGACGGCCCGGCCAGCGCGGTCTGGGACGAGGCGGAGAACCGCCTGCACGCCCAGAAGGCGCTGCTCGTCTGGCTCAGCGAGCAGAGCGGTCGACGATGACCACCAGGCGTGCCCGCCAGGCCAGGATCACCGAGCTGGTGTCCACCATGGCCATCCGCAGCCAGACCGAGCTGGCGAAGCTGCTGTCGGCCGAGGGCATCGAGGTCACCCAGGCGACGCTGTCCAGGGATCTCGACGAGCTCGGCGCGGTGAAGCTGCGGGGTGCCGACTCCGGTGCGCCGGTGTACGTCATCCCGGAGGACGGCAGCCCGGTCCGCGGGGTGCAGGGCGGCACCTCCCGGCTGTCCAGGCTGCTGGCCGAGCTGCTGGTCTCGGCGGACGCCTCGGGCAACCTCACGGTGCTGCGCACGCCACCCGGTGCGGCGCAGTTCCTGGCCAGCGCGATCGACCGGGCGGCATTGGAGGAGGTCGTCGGCTCGATCGCCGGCGACGACACGGTAGCGGTGATCGCCAGGGAACCGCTGACCGGAAAGGACCTGGCTGAACGCTTCGCCGCACTGGCGCAGCGATCGTCTACTTTGGACGTTGACCTGAATGGAGAGAACAACGGTGAGCAAGCAGACTGAGCGGGTGGTGCTCGCGTACTCGGGCGGGCTGGACACCTCGGTGGGGATCGGCTGGATCGCCGAGGAGACCGGGGCCGAGGTGGTGGCCGTGGCCGTCGACCTCGGCCAGGGCGGCGAGGACCTGGACACCATCCGGCAGCGCGCGCTGGACTGCGGCGCGGTCGAGGCCGTGGTGGCCGACGCCCGTGACGAGTTCGCGGAGCAGTACTGCCTGCCCGCGCTGCAGGCGAACGCGCTCTACATGGACCGCTACCCGCTGGTGTCCGCGCTGTCCCGGCCGGTGATCGTCAAGCACCTCGCCGAGGCGGCCAAGTACCACGGCGCGACCACCGTGGCGCACGGCTGCACCGGCAAGGGCAACGACCAGGTGCGGTTCGAGGTCGGCCTCGGCGCGCTGGTGCCGGACCTGAAGGTGATCGCCCCGGTGCGCGACTTCGCGTGGACCAGGGAGAAGGCGATCGCCTGGGCCGAGGACCGCAACCTGCCGATCGACGTCACCAAGTCCTCGCCGTTCTCGGTGGACCAGAACGTCTGGGGCCGTGCGGTGGAGACCGGGTTCCTGGAGGACCTGTGGAACGCGCCGACCAAGGACGTCTACTCCTACACCGACGACCCGACGGTGCACTGGCAGGCGCCGGACGAGCTGGTGATCACCTTCGACAAGGGCGTGCCGGTCGCGATCGACGGTGAGCCGGTGACCGTGCTGGAGGCCATCCAGCAGCTGAACCGCCGGGCCGGCGCGCACGGGGTCGGCCGGCTGGACATGGTCGAGGACCGGCTGGTCGGCATCAAGAGCAGGGAGATCTACGAGGCGCCCGGCGCGATCGCGCTGATCACCGCGCACCAGGAGCTGGAGAACGTCACCGTGGAGCGGGACGTGGCCAGGTTCAAGCGCACGGTGGACCAGCGCTGGGGCGAGCTGGTCTACGACGGCCTGTGGTTCTCGCCGCTGAAGGAGGCGCTGGACTCGTTCATCGCGAAGACCCAGGAGCACGTGACCGGCGAGATCCGGATGGTGCTGCACGGCGGCACCGCGGTGGTCAACGGGCGCCGCAGCGAGGAGTCCCTGTACGACTTCAACCTGGCCACCTACGACGAGGGCGACAGCTTCGACCAGTCGCTGGCCAAGGGGTTCGTGCAGCTCTGGGGCCTGCCCAGCAAGATCGCCGCCAAGCGTCAGCAGAAGAACTAGCTCCGAGAGGAAAGCGCCCATCATGGAACAGCAGCCCCCCGTGCAGCTCTGGGGCGGCCGGTTCGCCGGCGGGCCCGCCGAGGCGATGGCGGCACTGAGCGCGTCGACGCACTTCGACTGGCGGCTGGCGCCGTACGACATCGCCGGCTCGCGTGCGCACGCCAGGGTGCTGCACCAGGCGGGGCTGCTGTCCGGGCCCGAGCTCGACGCCATGCTCGGTGCGCTGGACGTGCTCGCCGAGGACGTCGCCTCCGGTGCGTTCACGCCCACCGTCGCCGACGAGGACGTGCACACCGCGCTGGAACGCGGACTGCTCGAACGCGCCGGCACCGAGCTCGGCGGCAAGCTGCGGGCCGGCCGGTCCCGCAACGACCAGGTGGCCACCCTGTTCCGGATGTGGCTGCGGGACGCCGCCCGCCGGGTCGGGGCAGGGCTGCTGGACGTGCTCGACGCGCTGGTCGCGCAGGCGCGGCGGCATCCGGACGCGATCCTGCCCGGCCGCACCCATCTGCAGCACGCCCAGCCGGTGCTGCTCGCGCACCATCTGCTCGCGCACGCCCAGTCGCTGCTGCGGGACCTGAGCAGGCTGCGCGACTGGGACGCCCGCGCCGCCGAGTCGCCGTACGGCTCGGGGGCGCTGGCCGGGTCCTCGCTCGGGCTCGACCCGGACGCGGTCGCCGCCGAGCTCGGTTTCGGTGCCAGTGTGGAGAACTCGATCGACGGCACCGCGTCCCGCGACTTCGCCGCCGAGTTCGCCTTCGTGCTGGCCATGCTCGGGGTGAACCTGTCCAGGCTCGCCGAAGAAGTGATCATCTGGAACACCGCCGAGTTCGGCTACGTCACCCTCGACGACGCGTGGGCCACCGGCAGCTCGATCATGCCGCAGAAGAAGAACCCGGACGTGGCCGAGCTGACCAGGGGCAAGTCCGGCAGGTTGATCGGCAACCTGACCGGGCTGCTGGCCACGCTCAAGGCGCAGCCGCTGGCCTACAACCGCGACCTGCAGGAGGACAAGGAACCGGTCTTCGACTCGGTCGAGCAGCTGGAGCTGCTGTTCCCGGCGATCGCCGGCATGGTCGGCACGCTCACCTTCCACACCGACCGGCTGGCCGAACTGGCCCCCGCCGGCTTCACCCTGGCCACCGACATCGCGGAATGGCTTGTCCGCCAAGGGGTTCCGTTCCGGGTGGCGCATGAGGCCGCTGGCGAGAGCGTCCGGGTCGCCGAGTCGCGCGGCGCCGGCCTCGACGAGCTGACCGACGACGAGCTGGCGAAGATCCATCCGGCACTCACCCCGCAGGTCCGCGAGGTGCTCACCGTCGAGGGCTCGGTCTCCTCCCGCAACGCCCGTGGCGGCACCGCGCCCGAACGGGTCGCCGAGCAGCGCGAGCGGCTGGTGGCCAAGGCCGCCGAGTTCCGCGACTGGCTGAAGACCGGCTGAAGCAGCCGCGGCACACTGGGCGGATGATCGACCACCTCGTCTACGCCACCCCCGACCTGGCCGGCACCGAGCGGGAGCTGCGGGAGCGGGGCGTGGAACTGAGCCAGGGCGGGCCGCACGTCGGCCTCGGCACCCGCAACTGCCTCGCCGACCTCGGTGACGGTCGGTACCTGGAGGTGGTCGGCCCGGACCTCGGCCAGCCGGGGTTCGACGGCGTTCGCATGTTCGGCATCGACGACCTCGCCGCGCCGCGGCTGGTCACCTGGGCGGCCGGGGTACGTGACCTCGACGCGGTGGCCGCCGGGCACGATTACGCCGAGCCGTTCGGGATGTCCAGGCGGCGGCCGGACGGGGTCCTGCTGGCATGGCGGCTGGCCTGGCCGGTCGACGACCAGGGTGGAGTGGTGCCGTTCCTGATCGACTGGGCGGACTCAGCGCATCCGGCGGAGACCGCGGCCAAGGGCGCCCACCTGCTGGAGCTGCGCCTTGCCCACCCGGACCCGGCCGCGATCTCGGCGATCCTGCGCACACTGGGCGTCGACCTCGAGGTCACCGATGCCGCGCGGCCTTCGCTCACCGCCACGCTGGCCACCCGCACCGGTGAGCTCGTGCTGAGCTGAGGCCGTGGATACTGGCGGACGTCACAAACCCAGAGGAGTCGCGAAATTTCAGCGAACGGACGGCCGTTCAGCCGGGCGGAGCTCTCCGTCGAACCGGTGGAACTGGCCGGGCTGCTGCTCGGCGCGGTGATCGAGGCGGCCGGCCCGCAGGGCACCGTGGCCGCACGGCTGGTGGAGGTCGAGGCGTACCGGGGGCAGGACGATCCGGCCTCGCACTGCTATCGCGGGCGCACCCCGCGCAACCAGGTGATGTGGGGCCCGGCGGGTCACCTGTACGTGTACTTTGTCTACGGCATGCACTTCTGCGCCAACGTGGTGGGCAGGACCGACGGCGAGGCCGGCGCGGTGCTGCTGCGCGCCGCCGAGACGATCTCCGGCACCGAGCTGGCCAGGACGAGGCGCAAGGCCGCCCGCAAGGACGAGCAGCTGGCCCAGGGCCCGGCCAGGCTGACCTCCGCGCTCGGCATCGGCCCCGAGCACAACGGCGCCGACCTGCTCGATCCCGCGTCGCCGGTCCGGTTGCTCCGCGGTGAGCGGGTGCCGCCGGCGGAGATCAGCAGCGGCCCGCGGGTGGGCGTGGCGGCCGCGATGGACACGCCGTGGCGGTTCTGGGTGGCCGGTTCGGCCGCGGTGTCGGCCTACCGGCGTGGTGGCAAGGTCCGGTCGAAGACGCGCTGAGCGGCTCCCGCGCAAACCCGTTGCGTGCGCGCCACCGCCGTCGGCGAAGATAAGCGTCGTGAGTGAGCACATCCTTGACGAGCTGTCCTGGCGCGGCCTGATCGCGCAGTCCACCGACCTCGACGCGCTGCGGCGAGACCTCGACGACGGCCCGCTCACCCTCTATTGCGGTTTCGACCCGACCGCGCCCAGCCTGCACGCCGGTCACCTGGTCCAGATGCTGGTGCTCCGGCGTTTCCAGAACGCCGGCCACCGCCCGGTGCTGCTCGCCGGCGGGGGCACCGGGCTGATCGGCGACCCCCGTGACGTGGGGGAGCGCGCGCTGCACTCCGAGGAGACCGTCCGCGAGTGGGCCGACCGGCTGCGCGGCCAGCTCGCCACCATGGTCGACTTCGGTCACCCGGACGTGCCGCCGATCGAGGCGAACAACCTGGACTGGATCGGCCGGACCCCGGTCAGCACCTTCCTCCGGGACGTGGGCAAGCACTTCTCCATCAACACGATGCTGGCCAGGGAGACGGTCCGCCGCCGGCTGGACACCGACGGCATGTCCTACACCGAGTTCAGCTACATGCTGCTGCAGGCCAACGACTACCGGGAGCTGTTCGAGCGGCACGGGGTGCGGCTGCAGATCGGCGGCTCCGACCAGTGGGGCAACATCGTGGCCGGCACGGACCTGATCCGCCGGGTGCACGGCGCGCACGTGCACGCGCTGACCACGCCACTGGTCACCGACTCCGAAGGCCGCAAGATCGGCAAGTCCACCGGCGGCGGCAGCGTGTGGCTCGACCCGTCGATGACCTCGCCTTACGCCTGGTACCAGTACTTCGTGAACCTGCCGGACGCCGACGTGGTCAACTGCCTGAAGCTGCTGACCTTCCTGACCCGCGACGAGATCGCCGAGCTGGAGGCCGCGACCACCGAACGGCCCGCGGCAAGGCTCGCCCAGCGGCGGCTGGCACAGGAGCTCACCGATCTGGTGCACGGGCCGGAGCAGACCCGGCAGGTGATCGCGGCGAGCCAGGCGCTGTTCGGCCGCGGGGAGCTGGCCGAGCTGGACGGTCCGACGCTGGACGCGGCGATGGCCGAGGTGCCCGGTGGCGAGGTGAAGCTTTCCGACGAACCGACCGTGGTCGACCTGCTGCTGGCCGGCGGGCTGGTGGACAGCAAGGGAGCCGCGCGCCGAACGGTCAAGGAGGGCGGCGCGTACGTGAACAACGCGAAGATCGCGGACGAGGAGTGGCGGCCGGCCGCGGGCGACGCCCTGCACGGGCGGTGGCTGGTGGTGCGCCGCGGCAAGCGGAACACGGCCGGCGTGCGGCTGCTCGGCTGAGCCGTCGGGCCGGGATAGGCCCTGAACTGGGGAAACCTGGTTTAAGCACCCCCCTGTTCCGGCCCGTTTTGCCGACATGTAATCTTCTCTTCGTCGCCAGGGAGACCGGGCGGCGGGACCACGAACCAACCTCCTGAAAGCGCTTGAAGTGCTGTGGTAGTGTGGGTGGTCGCGAAAGCTTCCGGAGCTGGTCTGCTCTGGAATATCCAAAGACGAGACAAGTGCTTCGAATAAGGTCGTGCCCCAGGGTGCGGCGCGATTCGTGGTGTGTTGTTTGAGAACTCAACAGTGTGCTAGTGAACTAAGCCAGTAGAGCTTATGTATTTGAACCTCGTTTGAGGTTCCTTTGAGATGATTATGGTCATCGGTCAAATTCATTGTTGGAGAGTTTGATCCTGGCTCAGGACGAACGCTGGCGGCGTGCTTAACACATGCAAGTCGAACGATGAAGCCTTTCGGGGTGGATTAGTGGCGAACGGGTGAGTAACACGTGGGCAATCTGCCCTGTACTTTGGGATAAGCCCGGGAAACTGGGTCTAATACCGGATATTGACTTTGCATCGCATGGTGTGGGGTTGAAAGTTTTGGCGGTACAGGATGAGCCCGCGGCCTATCAGCTTGTTGGTGGGGTAATGGCCTACCAAGGCGACGACGGGTAGCCGGCCTGAGAGGGCGACCGGCCACACTGGGACTGAGACACGGCCCAGACTCCTACGGGAGGCAGCAGTGGGGAATATTGCACAATGGGCGAAAGCCTGATGCAGCGACGCCGCGTGAGGGATGACGGCCTTCGGGTTGTAAACCTCTTTCGCCAGGGACGAAGCGCAAGTGACGGTACCTGGATAAGAAGCACCGGCTGACTACGTGCCAGCAGCCGCGGTAATACGTAGGGTGCGAGCGTTGTCCGGAATTATTGGGCGTAAAGAGCTCGTAGGCGGTTTGTCGCGTCGGCTGTGAAAACTGGAGGCTTAACCTTCAGCTTGCAGTCGATACGGGCAGACTTGAGTTCGGTAGGGGAGACTGGAATTCCTGGTGTAGCGGTGAAATGCGCAGATATCAGGAGGAACACCGGTGGCGAAGGCGGGTCTCTGGGCCGATACTGACGCTGAGGAGCGAAAGCGTGGGGAGCGAACAGGATTAGATACCCTGGTAGTCCACGCTGTAAACGTTGGGCGCTAGGTGTGGGCGACATTCCACGTTGTCCGTGCCGTAGCTAACGCATTAAGCGCCCCGCCTGGGGAGTACGGCCGCAAGGCTAAAACTCAAAGGAATTGACGGGGGCCCGCACAAGCGGCGGAGCATGTGGATTAATTCGATGCAACGCGAAGAACCTTACCTGGGCTTGACATGCGCCAGACATCCCCAGAGATGGGGCTTCCCTTGTGGTTGGTGTACAGGTGGTGCATGGCTGTCGTCAGCTCGTGTCGTGAGATGTTGGGTTAAGTCCCGCAACGAGCGCAACCCTTATCCTGTGTTGCCAGCGCGTAATGGCGGGGACTCGCGGGAGACTGCCGGGGTCAACTCGGAGGAAGGTGGGGATGACGTCAAGTCATCATGCCCCTTATGTCCAGGGCTTCACACATGCTACAATGGCTGGTACAGAGGGCTGCGATACCGCGAGGTGGAGCGAATCCCTTAAAGCCGGTCTCAGTTCGGATCGCAGTCTGCAACTCGACTGCGTGAAGTCGGAGTCGCTAGTAATCGCAGATCAGCAACGCTGCGGTGAATACGTTCCCGGGCCTTGTACACACCGCCCGTCACGTCATGAAAGTCGGTAACACCCGAAGCCCACGGCCCAACCCGTAAGGGAGGGAGTGGTCGAAGGTGGGACTGGCGATTGGGACGAAGTCGTAACAAGGTAGCCGTACCGGAAGGTGCGGCTGGATCACCTCCTTTCTAAGGAGCAACACATCCACAGTCCTCGGGATACCCGGGATCAGCACTGTGGAGTGGCCGGCATGAAATGCCCGAATGTGGTGTTGTGTTGGTTGCTCAAGGAATTGTGGAACTACTGGTTGATGCCGGCGTCTGGTGATGCCTGCGCGTGTGAGTACTGGCCCTTTGGGGTCGTGGAAAGCGTGATGCGGGGTTGGTGGGTGTTGGTGTTCATTGGCATGCTGTTGGGTCCTGAGGCAACACGCCTTGGGGTCATCTGATCCTTCGGAGTTGTTGTTTCGTGGGTGTGGTGTTTGAGAACTGTAGAGTGGATGCGAGCATCTTTGTGGTCAAGTTGTTAAGGGCACATGGTGGATGTCTAGGCTTCAGGAGCCGATGAAGGACGTGGGAGGCTGCGATATGCCTCGGGGAGCTGTCAACCGAGCTGAGATCCGAGGATTTCCGAATGGGGAAACCCAGCACTCGTGATGGAGTGTTACCCGCATCTGAATATATAGGGTGTGTGGAGGGAACGCGGGGAAGTGAAACATCTCAGTACCCGCAGGAAGAGAAAACAACCGTGATTCCGTGAGTAGTGGCGAGCGAAAGCGGATGAGGCTAAACCGTATGCATGTCAAGTTGTCAGGCGTTGTGTGTGCGGTGTTGTGGGACCCAGCGTGAAGATTCTGACAGGTCTTCGGATGCGCGCCATGGTTAGCGGAACACTTTGGGATAGGTGACCGGAGTGGGTGAGAGTCCCGTACGCGAAAGCTGTGGTTTGTGTGTTTGTTTGGTGTTCCCGAGTAGCAGCGAGCTCGTGGAATTTGCTGTGAATCTGCCGGGACCACCCGGTAAGCCTAAATACTTCCTGGAGACCGATAGCGGACTAGTACCGTGAGGGAAAGATGAAAAGTACCCCGGGAGGGGAGTGAAAGAGTACCTGAAACCGTGTGCCTACAAGCCGTCAGAGCATGGTGACATGTGATGGCGTGCCTTTTGAAGAATGAGCCTGCGAGTTAGTGCTGCGTGGCGAGGTTAACCCGTGTGGGGTAGCCGTAGCGAAAGCGAGTCTGAATAGGGCGAATGTAGTCGCGTGGTCTAGACCCGAAGCGGAGTGATCTACCCATGGCCAGGGTGAAGCGACGGTAAGACGTCGTGGAGGCCCGAACCCACTTAGGTTGAAAACTGAGGGGATGAGCTGTGGGTAGGGGTGAAAGGCCAATCAAACTCCGTGATAGCTGGTTCTCCCCGAAATGCATTTAGGTGCAGCGTCACATGTTTCACATCCGGGGTAGAGCTACTGGATGGTCTAGGGGCCTTACCGGGTTACCGAAATCAACCAAACTCCGAATACGGGTGTGTGAGAGTGTGGCAGTGAGACGGCGGGGGATAAGCTTCGTCGTCGAGAGGGAAACAGCCCAGAACACCAGCTAAGGCCCCTAAGTGTGTGCTCAGTGGGAAAGGATGTGGGATTGCCCAGACAACCAGGAGGTTGGCTTAGAAGCAGCCACCCTTGAAAGAGTGCGTAATAGCTCACTGGTCAAGTGGTCCTGCGCCGACAATGTAGCGGGGCTTAAGCACACCGCCGAAGCTGTGTCATTGACACAAGAGATCCGCTTCAACGTTCGCGTTGTTGTGTAGTCGTGTTGATGGGTAGGGGAGCGTCCTGCATCCAGGGAAGCCACGGTGTGAACCAGTGGTGGAGGGTGTGGGAGTGAGAATGCAGGCATGAGTAGCGAAAGCAGAGTGAGAAACTCTGCCGCCGGATGACCAAGGGTTCCTGGGCCAGGCTAATCCGCCCAGGGTAAGTCGGGACCTAAGGCGAGGCCGACAGGCGTAGTCGATGGATAACGGGTTGATATTCCCGTACCCGTGTATGTTCGTCCCTGATGAGGCGGTTGATACTAACCACCCAAAGCATCATGGTGAAGCCTTCGGGTGGAGTTGTGGTGTGGAGCGTGGGATCTGATTCCGTAGTAGTCAAGCGATGGGGTGACGCAGGAAGGTAGCTCCGCCAGTGAATGGTAGTACTGGTGTAAGCGTGTAGGAGGAGGTATAGGTAAATCCGTACCTCGTATACTCTGAGACGTGATGCGTAGCCGTTGAGGTGAAGTAGGGTGATCCTATGCTGCCGAGAAAAGCCTCTAGCGAGAACATGTACGGCCCGTACCCCAAACCAACACAGGTGGTCAGGTAGAGAATACTAAGGCGATCGGGTGAACTGTGGTTAAGGAACTCGGCAAAATGCCCCCGTAACTTCGGGAGAAGGGGGGCCAAAGCACTTGAAGCCCCGTGCGGGCTAGGGTGAGTTGGCCGCAGAGACCAGCGGAAAGCGACTGTTTACTAAAAACACAGGTCCGTGCGAAGAAGCAATTCGATGTATACGGACTGACGCCTGCCCGGTGCTGGAACGTTAAGAGGACCGGTTAACTCCCTTTGGGGGGTGAAGCTGAGAATTTAAGCGCCAGTAAACGGCGGTGGTAACTATAACCATCCTAAGGTAGCGAAATTCCTTGTCGGGTAAGTTCCGACCTGCACGAATGGCGTAACGACTTTCCGGCTGTCTCAACCACAGGCCCGGCGAAATTGCACTACGAGTAAAGATGCTCGTTACGCGCGGCAGGACGGAAAGACCCCGGGACCTTTACTATAGTTTGGTATTGGTTTTCGGTTCGGCTTGTGTAGGATAGGTGGGAGACTGTGAAGGCATCACGCTAGTGGTGGTGGAGTCAATCTTGAAATACCACTCTGGTCGAATTGGGAATCTCAACCTCGGACCATGATCTGGTTCAGGGACAGTGCCTGATGGGTAGTTTAACTGGGGCGGTTGCCTCCTAAAGAGTAACGGAGGCGCCCAAAGGTTCCCTCAGCCTGGTTGGCAATCAGGTGTTGAGTGCAAGTGCACAAGGGAGCTTGACTGTGAGACTGACGGGTCGAGCAGGGACGAAAGTCGGGACTAGTGATCCGGCACCACCTGGTGGAAGGGGTGTCGCTCAACGGATAAAAGGTACCCCGGGGATAACAGGCTGATCTTGCCCAAGAGTCCATATCGACGGCATGGTTTGGCACCTCGATGTCGGCTCGTCGCATCCTGGGGCCGGAGTAGGTCCCAAGGGTTGGGCTGTTCGCCCATTAAAGCGGCACGCGAGCTGGGTTTAGAACGTCGTGAGACAGTTCGGTCCCTATCCGCCGCGCGCGTAGGAGACTTGAGGAAGGCTGTCCCTAGTACGAGAGGACCGGGACGGACGAACCTCTGGTATGCCAGTTGTCACGCCAGTGGCATGGCTGGTTAGCCACGTTCGGAAGGGATAACCGCTGAAGGCATCTAAGCGGGAAGCCTGTTCCAAGATGAGGTCTCCCACCCCTTTGTGGGTTAAGGCCCCCAAGAGACCATTGGGTTGATAGGCCAGAAATGGACGCACCGTGAGGTGTTATCGAGTTGACTGGTACTAATAGGCCGAGGACTTGCCCACAAACATGCTACGCATCCGCTCTACAGCTCTGAAACACCACACCACCCCGCAGCAACTATGTGGGCGGGGTTGTGGTGTTGATAGAGTTACGGTGGTCATGGCGGCAGGGAAACGCCCGGTCCCATTCCGAACCCGGAAGCTAAGCCTGCCAGCGCCGATGGTACTGCACCCGAAGGGGTGTGGGAGAGTAGGACACCGCCGAACACCCTTTCCGAAGGGCCCGCTAGGGTTGCCAGTTGGCTCCCTAGCGGGCCTTTCGTGCGTCTGAGGTATTTTTCATGGGTCAGTAGGAGGCCAGGTGTCCGAGTTCGGTCGGCGTAACTCAGAGGATGACGCCGAGTCCGCTCGCCCGCGTCGGGATTCCGGTCCCCGCGGCGACCGGCCGGACGGAGCACGTGGCGGCCAGCGCGGCTCG includes:
- the argH gene encoding argininosuccinate lyase — its product is MEQQPPVQLWGGRFAGGPAEAMAALSASTHFDWRLAPYDIAGSRAHARVLHQAGLLSGPELDAMLGALDVLAEDVASGAFTPTVADEDVHTALERGLLERAGTELGGKLRAGRSRNDQVATLFRMWLRDAARRVGAGLLDVLDALVAQARRHPDAILPGRTHLQHAQPVLLAHHLLAHAQSLLRDLSRLRDWDARAAESPYGSGALAGSSLGLDPDAVAAELGFGASVENSIDGTASRDFAAEFAFVLAMLGVNLSRLAEEVIIWNTAEFGYVTLDDAWATGSSIMPQKKNPDVAELTRGKSGRLIGNLTGLLATLKAQPLAYNRDLQEDKEPVFDSVEQLELLFPAIAGMVGTLTFHTDRLAELAPAGFTLATDIAEWLVRQGVPFRVAHEAAGESVRVAESRGAGLDELTDDELAKIHPALTPQVREVLTVEGSVSSRNARGGTAPERVAEQRERLVAKAAEFRDWLKTG
- a CDS encoding DNA-3-methyladenine glycosylase, which gives rise to MSANGRPFSRAELSVEPVELAGLLLGAVIEAAGPQGTVAARLVEVEAYRGQDDPASHCYRGRTPRNQVMWGPAGHLYVYFVYGMHFCANVVGRTDGEAGAVLLRAAETISGTELARTRRKAARKDEQLAQGPARLTSALGIGPEHNGADLLDPASPVRLLRGERVPPAEISSGPRVGVAAAMDTPWRFWVAGSAAVSAYRRGGKVRSKTR
- a CDS encoding acetylornithine transaminase gives rise to the protein MTAEIESNVDGQEHWRSALMDNYGTPQLTLVGGEGAYVRDADGREYLDLVGGIAVNALGHAHPEVVRAVSEQIASLGHTSNLYGNPVAVELAETLLDVAGLRGQGRILFVNSGAEANEAALKISRLTGRHQVVACEGAFHGRTMGALSLTGQPAKREPFEPLVPGVTHVPFGDAEALRSVVDDQTAAVVLEPVLGEGGVVPAPDGYLQAAREITKQTGALLILDEVQTGIGRTGGWFAFQRAGIIPDVITLAKGLGGGLPLGAVIGVGEAGELLRPGQHGTTFGGNPVCCAAGLAVLRTIAKDNLNDHVDALGKDLAAGIEELAHPLVAGVRGIGLLLGIALREPVAPAVAKAAQDAGFLINPVAPDTIRLAPPLILSHHDVTKFLAAFPAALDSTTN
- a CDS encoding argininosuccinate synthase, producing the protein MERTTVSKQTERVVLAYSGGLDTSVGIGWIAEETGAEVVAVAVDLGQGGEDLDTIRQRALDCGAVEAVVADARDEFAEQYCLPALQANALYMDRYPLVSALSRPVIVKHLAEAAKYHGATTVAHGCTGKGNDQVRFEVGLGALVPDLKVIAPVRDFAWTREKAIAWAEDRNLPIDVTKSSPFSVDQNVWGRAVETGFLEDLWNAPTKDVYSYTDDPTVHWQAPDELVITFDKGVPVAIDGEPVTVLEAIQQLNRRAGAHGVGRLDMVEDRLVGIKSREIYEAPGAIALITAHQELENVTVERDVARFKRTVDQRWGELVYDGLWFSPLKEALDSFIAKTQEHVTGEIRMVLHGGTAVVNGRRSEESLYDFNLATYDEGDSFDQSLAKGFVQLWGLPSKIAAKRQQKN
- a CDS encoding arginine repressor; the protein is MTTRRARQARITELVSTMAIRSQTELAKLLSAEGIEVTQATLSRDLDELGAVKLRGADSGAPVYVIPEDGSPVRGVQGGTSRLSRLLAELLVSADASGNLTVLRTPPGAAQFLASAIDRAALEEVVGSIAGDDTVAVIAREPLTGKDLAERFAALAQRSSTLDVDLNGENNGEQAD
- the argF gene encoding ornithine carbamoyltransferase, with amino-acid sequence MMRHFLRDDDLSPEEQSAVLDLAGELKKQPFRDTFAGPKAVAVIFEKNSTRTRFSFEVGIAQLGGHPVVVDGRAMQLGREETIEDTARVLSRYVDIVVWRTFAQARIESFASEASVPVVNALTNEFHPCQILADLQTIRERKGKTAGLTLTYLGDAGNNMAHSLLLGGVTAGLHVRVAAPEGFHPLPWVLDAVRARAAETGGSAEVFVDPRAAVDGADVLTTDAWTSMGQENDGKDRVAPFRPYQVNAELLAATGRDTIVLHDLPAHRGWEITDEVIDGPASAVWDEAENRLHAQKALLVWLSEQSGRR
- a CDS encoding VOC family protein → MIDHLVYATPDLAGTERELRERGVELSQGGPHVGLGTRNCLADLGDGRYLEVVGPDLGQPGFDGVRMFGIDDLAAPRLVTWAAGVRDLDAVAAGHDYAEPFGMSRRRPDGVLLAWRLAWPVDDQGGVVPFLIDWADSAHPAETAAKGAHLLELRLAHPDPAAISAILRTLGVDLEVTDAARPSLTATLATRTGELVLS